Proteins found in one Chionomys nivalis chromosome 15, mChiNiv1.1, whole genome shotgun sequence genomic segment:
- the Slc6a18 gene encoding inactive sodium-dependent neutral amino acid transporter B(0)AT3 isoform X3 has protein sequence MAQASGMDPLVDMEDERPKWDNKLQYLLSCIGFAVGLGNIWRFPYLCQTYGGGAFLIPYFIALVFEGIPLFYIELAIGQRLRRGSIGVWRTISPYLGGVGLGCFSVSFLISLYYNTVLLWVLWFFLNSFQHPLPWSTCPLDLNKTGFVQECQGSGTVSYFWYRQTLNITSDINNTGTIQWKLFLCLVACWATVYLCVIRGIESTGKVIYFTALFPYLVLTIFLVRGLTLPGATEGLTYLFTPNMKILQNPRVWLDAATQIFFSLSLAFGGHIAFASYNPPRNNCEKDAVTIALVNSMTSLYASITIFSIMGFKATNDYGRCLDGNILSLINEFDFPELSISRDEYPAVLMHLNATHGERLAQLPLKTCHLEDFLDKVPTGTGQEGSMLLGKAGDRLTSRSCCLPLSPGMVCLVCFFSAICFTLQSGNYWLEIFDSFAASLNLIFFAFMEVVGVIYVYGMKRFCDDIEWMTGRRPGLYWQVTWRVVSPMLLLSIFLSYIILLTQRPPSYKAWNPQYEHFPSREEKLYPGWVQVVCVLLSFLPSLWVPAVALGHLLYQHRRRWKDAHLESGLKPQESRGC, from the exons GGGCCTTCCTCATCCCCTATTTCATCGCCCTGGTCTTCGAGGGGATCCCGCTCTTCTACATCGAGCTCGCCATCGGCCAGCGCCTACGAAGGGGCAGTATTGGCGTGTGGCGGACCATCTCTCCTTACCTTGGTGGAGTAG GCCTGGGCTGCTTCTCAGTATCCTTCCTGATCAGCCTGTACTACAACACCGTTCTTCTGTGGGTCCTGTGGTTCTTCCTCAACTCCTTCCAACACCCGCTGCCCTGGAGTACATGCCCATTGGATCTCAACAAAACGG GATTTGTGCAGGAGTGCCAGGGCAGCGGCACTGTGAGCTACTTCTGGTACCGGCAGACTCTGAACATCACATCTGACATCAACAACACAGGCACTATCCAATGGAAGTTGTTCCTCTGCCTGGTGGCCTGCTGGGCAACTGTGTATCTGTGCGTCATCAGAGGCATTGAGAGCACAGGGAAG GTGATCTACTTTACAGCCCTGTTTCCTTACCTGGTGCTAACCATCTTCCTCGTCAGAGGTTTGACCCTGCCTGGAGCAACAGAGGGCTTGACCTACCTGTTCACTCCCAAC ATGAAGATTCTCCAGAACCCACGGGTCTGGCTCGATGCAGCCACCCAGatttttttctccctgtctctggcCTTTGGAGGACATATTGCTTTTGCAAGCTACAACCCGCCCAG GAACAACTGTGAGAAGGATGCCGTGACCATTGCCCTGGTCAACAGCATGACGTCCCTGTATGCATCCATCACCATCTTCTCCATCATGGGGTTCAAGGCGACCAATGACTATGGGAGGTGCCTGGACGG AAACATCTTGAGCCTCATCAATGAGTTCGACTTTCCAGAGCTTAGCATCTCTAGGGATGAGTACCCAGCTGTCCTCATGCACCTGAATGCCACTCACGGTGAAAGGTTGGCCCAGCTCCCACTGAAGACCTGCCATCTGGAAGACTTTCTGGATAAGGTACCCACAGGAACAGGACAGGAGG GGTCCATGCTCCTGGGGAAGGCCGGGGACAGGCTCACCTCTAGAAGCTG CTGCTTACCTTTGTCCCCAGGGATGGTCTGCCTTGTCTGTTTCTTCTCAGCCATCTGTTTCACACTGCAGTCTGGAAACTACTGGCTGGAGATCTTTGACAGCTTTGCAGCTTCTCTGAATCTGATCTTTTTTGCCTTCATGGAGGTGGTTGGGGTCATCTATGTTTATGGGATGAAGCG gttctgtgatgacattgAGTGGATGACTGGGCGGCGGCCTGGGCTCTACTGGCAGGTGACATGGAGGGTGGTGAGCCCTATGCTGCTGCTCAGCATCTTCCTGTCCTACATCATCCTTCTGACCCAGAGACCGCCCAGCTACAAGGCCTGGAACCCCCAATAC GAACACTTCCCCTCAAGAGAGGAGAAGCTCTACCCGGGCTGGGTGCAGGTCGTCTGTGTGCTCCTGTCCTTCCTGCCATCACTGTGGGTTCCAGCAGTTGCTCTGGGTCATCTGTTGTACCAGCACAGACGGAGGTGGAAGGATGCACACCTAGAGAGTGGTCTGAAGCCACAGGAGAGCAGAGGCTGCTGA
- the Slc6a18 gene encoding inactive sodium-dependent neutral amino acid transporter B(0)AT3 isoform X2, translating into MAQASGMDPLVDMEDERPKWDNKLQYLLSCIGFAVGLGNIWRFPYLCQTYGGGAFLIPYFIALVFEGIPLFYIELAIGQRLRRGSIGVWRTISPYLGGVGLGCFSVSFLISLYYNTVLLWVLWFFLNSFQHPLPWSTCPLDLNKTGFVQECQGSGTVSYFWYRQTLNITSDINNTGTIQWKLFLCLVACWATVYLCVIRGIESTGKVIYFTALFPYLVLTIFLVRGLTLPGATEGLTYLFTPNMKILQNPRVWLDAATQIFFSLSLAFGGHIAFASYNPPRNNCEKDAVTIALVNSMTSLYASITIFSIMGFKATNDYGRCLDGNILSLINEFDFPELSISRDEYPAVLMHLNATHGERLAQLPLKTCHLEDFLDKSASGPGLAFIVFTEAVLHMPAASVWSVLFFGMLFTLGLSSMFGNMESVITPLFDMGILPRGIPKEAMTAICFTLQSGNYWLEIFDSFAASLNLIFFAFMEVVGVIYVYGMKRFCDDIEWMTGRRPGLYWQVTWRVVSPMLLLSIFLSYIILLTQRPPSYKAWNPQYEHFPSREEKLYPGWVQVVCVLLSFLPSLWVPAVALGHLLYQHRRRWKDAHLESGLKPQESRGC; encoded by the exons GGGCCTTCCTCATCCCCTATTTCATCGCCCTGGTCTTCGAGGGGATCCCGCTCTTCTACATCGAGCTCGCCATCGGCCAGCGCCTACGAAGGGGCAGTATTGGCGTGTGGCGGACCATCTCTCCTTACCTTGGTGGAGTAG GCCTGGGCTGCTTCTCAGTATCCTTCCTGATCAGCCTGTACTACAACACCGTTCTTCTGTGGGTCCTGTGGTTCTTCCTCAACTCCTTCCAACACCCGCTGCCCTGGAGTACATGCCCATTGGATCTCAACAAAACGG GATTTGTGCAGGAGTGCCAGGGCAGCGGCACTGTGAGCTACTTCTGGTACCGGCAGACTCTGAACATCACATCTGACATCAACAACACAGGCACTATCCAATGGAAGTTGTTCCTCTGCCTGGTGGCCTGCTGGGCAACTGTGTATCTGTGCGTCATCAGAGGCATTGAGAGCACAGGGAAG GTGATCTACTTTACAGCCCTGTTTCCTTACCTGGTGCTAACCATCTTCCTCGTCAGAGGTTTGACCCTGCCTGGAGCAACAGAGGGCTTGACCTACCTGTTCACTCCCAAC ATGAAGATTCTCCAGAACCCACGGGTCTGGCTCGATGCAGCCACCCAGatttttttctccctgtctctggcCTTTGGAGGACATATTGCTTTTGCAAGCTACAACCCGCCCAG GAACAACTGTGAGAAGGATGCCGTGACCATTGCCCTGGTCAACAGCATGACGTCCCTGTATGCATCCATCACCATCTTCTCCATCATGGGGTTCAAGGCGACCAATGACTATGGGAGGTGCCTGGACGG AAACATCTTGAGCCTCATCAATGAGTTCGACTTTCCAGAGCTTAGCATCTCTAGGGATGAGTACCCAGCTGTCCTCATGCACCTGAATGCCACTCACGGTGAAAGGTTGGCCCAGCTCCCACTGAAGACCTGCCATCTGGAAGACTTTCTGGATAAG AGTGCCTCAGGTCCAGGCCTGGCCTTCATCGTTTTCACAGAAGCTGTCCTGCACATGCCAGCCGCTTCTGTGTGGTCCGTGCTCTTCTTTGGGATGTTGTTTACCCTGGGTCTGTCCTCCATGTTTGGGAACATGGAGAGTGTCATCACACCACTATTTGACATGGGGATCTTACCCAGAGGTATCCCCAAAGAAGCCATGACTG CCATCTGTTTCACACTGCAGTCTGGAAACTACTGGCTGGAGATCTTTGACAGCTTTGCAGCTTCTCTGAATCTGATCTTTTTTGCCTTCATGGAGGTGGTTGGGGTCATCTATGTTTATGGGATGAAGCG gttctgtgatgacattgAGTGGATGACTGGGCGGCGGCCTGGGCTCTACTGGCAGGTGACATGGAGGGTGGTGAGCCCTATGCTGCTGCTCAGCATCTTCCTGTCCTACATCATCCTTCTGACCCAGAGACCGCCCAGCTACAAGGCCTGGAACCCCCAATAC GAACACTTCCCCTCAAGAGAGGAGAAGCTCTACCCGGGCTGGGTGCAGGTCGTCTGTGTGCTCCTGTCCTTCCTGCCATCACTGTGGGTTCCAGCAGTTGCTCTGGGTCATCTGTTGTACCAGCACAGACGGAGGTGGAAGGATGCACACCTAGAGAGTGGTCTGAAGCCACAGGAGAGCAGAGGCTGCTGA
- the Slc6a18 gene encoding inactive sodium-dependent neutral amino acid transporter B(0)AT3 isoform X1, with protein sequence MAQASGMDPLVDMEDERPKWDNKLQYLLSCIGFAVGLGNIWRFPYLCQTYGGGAFLIPYFIALVFEGIPLFYIELAIGQRLRRGSIGVWRTISPYLGGVGLGCFSVSFLISLYYNTVLLWVLWFFLNSFQHPLPWSTCPLDLNKTGFVQECQGSGTVSYFWYRQTLNITSDINNTGTIQWKLFLCLVACWATVYLCVIRGIESTGKVIYFTALFPYLVLTIFLVRGLTLPGATEGLTYLFTPNMKILQNPRVWLDAATQIFFSLSLAFGGHIAFASYNPPRNNCEKDAVTIALVNSMTSLYASITIFSIMGFKATNDYGRCLDGNILSLINEFDFPELSISRDEYPAVLMHLNATHGERLAQLPLKTCHLEDFLDKSASGPGLAFIVFTEAVLHMPAASVWSVLFFGMLFTLGLSSMFGNMESVITPLFDMGILPRGIPKEAMTGMVCLVCFFSAICFTLQSGNYWLEIFDSFAASLNLIFFAFMEVVGVIYVYGMKRFCDDIEWMTGRRPGLYWQVTWRVVSPMLLLSIFLSYIILLTQRPPSYKAWNPQYEHFPSREEKLYPGWVQVVCVLLSFLPSLWVPAVALGHLLYQHRRRWKDAHLESGLKPQESRGC encoded by the exons GGGCCTTCCTCATCCCCTATTTCATCGCCCTGGTCTTCGAGGGGATCCCGCTCTTCTACATCGAGCTCGCCATCGGCCAGCGCCTACGAAGGGGCAGTATTGGCGTGTGGCGGACCATCTCTCCTTACCTTGGTGGAGTAG GCCTGGGCTGCTTCTCAGTATCCTTCCTGATCAGCCTGTACTACAACACCGTTCTTCTGTGGGTCCTGTGGTTCTTCCTCAACTCCTTCCAACACCCGCTGCCCTGGAGTACATGCCCATTGGATCTCAACAAAACGG GATTTGTGCAGGAGTGCCAGGGCAGCGGCACTGTGAGCTACTTCTGGTACCGGCAGACTCTGAACATCACATCTGACATCAACAACACAGGCACTATCCAATGGAAGTTGTTCCTCTGCCTGGTGGCCTGCTGGGCAACTGTGTATCTGTGCGTCATCAGAGGCATTGAGAGCACAGGGAAG GTGATCTACTTTACAGCCCTGTTTCCTTACCTGGTGCTAACCATCTTCCTCGTCAGAGGTTTGACCCTGCCTGGAGCAACAGAGGGCTTGACCTACCTGTTCACTCCCAAC ATGAAGATTCTCCAGAACCCACGGGTCTGGCTCGATGCAGCCACCCAGatttttttctccctgtctctggcCTTTGGAGGACATATTGCTTTTGCAAGCTACAACCCGCCCAG GAACAACTGTGAGAAGGATGCCGTGACCATTGCCCTGGTCAACAGCATGACGTCCCTGTATGCATCCATCACCATCTTCTCCATCATGGGGTTCAAGGCGACCAATGACTATGGGAGGTGCCTGGACGG AAACATCTTGAGCCTCATCAATGAGTTCGACTTTCCAGAGCTTAGCATCTCTAGGGATGAGTACCCAGCTGTCCTCATGCACCTGAATGCCACTCACGGTGAAAGGTTGGCCCAGCTCCCACTGAAGACCTGCCATCTGGAAGACTTTCTGGATAAG AGTGCCTCAGGTCCAGGCCTGGCCTTCATCGTTTTCACAGAAGCTGTCCTGCACATGCCAGCCGCTTCTGTGTGGTCCGTGCTCTTCTTTGGGATGTTGTTTACCCTGGGTCTGTCCTCCATGTTTGGGAACATGGAGAGTGTCATCACACCACTATTTGACATGGGGATCTTACCCAGAGGTATCCCCAAAGAAGCCATGACTG GGATGGTCTGCCTTGTCTGTTTCTTCTCAGCCATCTGTTTCACACTGCAGTCTGGAAACTACTGGCTGGAGATCTTTGACAGCTTTGCAGCTTCTCTGAATCTGATCTTTTTTGCCTTCATGGAGGTGGTTGGGGTCATCTATGTTTATGGGATGAAGCG gttctgtgatgacattgAGTGGATGACTGGGCGGCGGCCTGGGCTCTACTGGCAGGTGACATGGAGGGTGGTGAGCCCTATGCTGCTGCTCAGCATCTTCCTGTCCTACATCATCCTTCTGACCCAGAGACCGCCCAGCTACAAGGCCTGGAACCCCCAATAC GAACACTTCCCCTCAAGAGAGGAGAAGCTCTACCCGGGCTGGGTGCAGGTCGTCTGTGTGCTCCTGTCCTTCCTGCCATCACTGTGGGTTCCAGCAGTTGCTCTGGGTCATCTGTTGTACCAGCACAGACGGAGGTGGAAGGATGCACACCTAGAGAGTGGTCTGAAGCCACAGGAGAGCAGAGGCTGCTGA